One stretch of Enterobacter sp. RHBSTW-00994 DNA includes these proteins:
- a CDS encoding S6 family peptidase, which produces MKWEKKLLASFISFALCDANASVMREDVSVQDYRDFAENKGKYSPGTTGIVVYKTDGTVAGTLDFPVPDFSVSDSLGIATLVGPSYITSVKHNGGYTSVDFGNNAKFKTKYVLINRNNHPVVPEYNIDFHVPRLNKVVTESAPTPILKDSSALKEKSRYTWYTRVGSGTQKQVVPGTNNVTTLTGAYNWVTGGMFTNPVFENAYRLRWVNYGPPNPQALPFSSAVQSGDSGSPVFVYDNQDKIWKLIGVSPWISGSTPYSVNSYNLYFRNDFYQSVLAKNTDPDVTDSAENGSIIWRSDNISQGAANWQWHGVANKELPSQSTNAELDATKDLRFNGDGGTIVLEQSVNHGAAKLQFSNDYIVKPAEGQNYTWVGGGVEVDADKTVNWQVNGLAGDTLHKIGAGTLYVNAEGINGGALNVGDGTVVLAQRVDEKGQRQAFSTITLVSGRPTVQLAGEGQITADNVQFGFRGGNIDLNGYDMTFDEIKHNDNGATLLNNNNQQRSTLTLSSDKDRLFIGEIGAAESQRNLDIVVSTEESKTRTLAGNVAVNTLSLTNGNLILRGRPTPHANNIVFSNDWIDSTFAVTTTTVSSNTSLMVGEHGDLSSNVNISDNAELILQSRSKFSGSALLAENATLRVIQDSSLDQSTDGFNDVEITADIGGDGKLVKEGNGILWFTGNGDWTGGTTINAGQLALNGRLSSSLTMGSGTLLSGSGTTADITLGNNAVIYPGWQRETPEILLKASVFEPETLNINGTLTTGSNSQAVLRTQLGTASSLSDRLVINGDISGNEPLWLNLSLSGETLNTDTNNNGKADAQEGVSLVQVNGSVSKESVKLSGGYVAMGAWRYSLYAFAPGKSDAGDNLTSGKRYWDYRLQNDLLFEGENTIPAEEVVDEPDTPADDELPDVTPPEDLPSDPEQPADNVRRAVIPQVPSYLSLPTALLNYNNSLRSTLHQQAMRSEKENLGIFMEYFHQDDRYNSNLSFSQFGYDFDQKANGFLFGGRAAHWQSPDESQHLSLNVAWSTAEISVTPHAQDGESQGDYTAHTLSTLTEWRHASGWFGELLLDVSKYSGDISTTLRGESIAKVKAKGLTADLNVGKDLTFGKHVVTPAIGVGVQYLDIDDIDDVDNTHTSYDSIVRPLYHVGLGYRYHLTDALEFTAGSQVNWDENNNPGVTISGNNADQSADFSAATPGSYASFNLGINGKAAENITLFANGGYQTRLGEAGIDGWQFNTGVNVSFR; this is translated from the coding sequence ATGAAATGGGAAAAAAAACTGCTTGCCAGTTTTATCTCTTTTGCGCTTTGTGATGCTAACGCAAGTGTGATGCGTGAAGACGTTTCCGTGCAGGATTACAGAGATTTTGCTGAAAACAAAGGGAAGTACAGCCCTGGCACGACAGGGATCGTGGTGTATAAAACGGATGGAACTGTTGCAGGGACACTCGATTTTCCAGTGCCTGATTTTAGCGTATCAGATAGTCTGGGTATCGCGACGCTGGTCGGCCCATCTTATATCACCAGCGTAAAGCATAATGGGGGTTATACTTCTGTTGATTTCGGGAACAATGCAAAATTCAAGACGAAATATGTCCTGATTAACCGTAATAATCACCCTGTCGTTCCTGAATATAATATAGACTTTCACGTACCACGACTTAATAAAGTGGTGACAGAAAGCGCTCCGACGCCAATTCTTAAAGACAGCAGTGCTTTAAAAGAGAAATCACGTTATACATGGTATACGCGAGTCGGTTCTGGCACACAGAAGCAGGTTGTTCCAGGGACAAATAATGTCACAACATTAACGGGTGCCTATAACTGGGTTACTGGTGGTATGTTTACAAACCCGGTATTCGAAAATGCTTACCGGTTACGTTGGGTAAACTACGGTCCGCCTAATCCACAAGCACTCCCTTTTAGTTCAGCGGTGCAATCAGGAGACAGTGGAAGCCCTGTTTTCGTTTACGACAATCAGGATAAAATATGGAAACTGATTGGAGTATCTCCATGGATAAGTGGGAGTACCCCTTATTCCGTCAATAGTTACAATCTTTATTTCCGTAACGATTTTTATCAGAGTGTATTAGCTAAAAACACCGATCCCGATGTAACGGACAGCGCTGAGAACGGCAGCATAATATGGCGCAGTGATAATATTTCTCAAGGTGCCGCAAACTGGCAATGGCATGGAGTTGCGAACAAAGAATTACCTTCCCAGTCAACAAATGCTGAGCTAGATGCCACCAAAGATCTCCGTTTTAATGGTGACGGGGGGACAATCGTTCTTGAGCAATCCGTCAATCATGGTGCGGCTAAGCTCCAGTTTTCAAATGACTACATCGTCAAACCTGCTGAAGGACAAAACTATACCTGGGTCGGTGGTGGTGTAGAAGTCGATGCGGATAAAACCGTCAACTGGCAGGTTAATGGTCTGGCTGGCGATACACTTCATAAAATCGGCGCGGGTACACTTTATGTTAACGCAGAAGGTATCAACGGCGGTGCGCTAAATGTCGGTGATGGTACTGTTGTATTAGCACAACGTGTCGATGAGAAGGGTCAACGTCAGGCCTTTTCAACTATCACGCTGGTAAGTGGCCGCCCTACCGTACAACTGGCGGGCGAAGGTCAAATCACGGCTGATAACGTCCAGTTTGGCTTCCGTGGCGGTAATATTGATCTCAACGGTTACGATATGACCTTTGACGAAATCAAACACAACGATAACGGTGCTACCCTTCTCAACAATAATAACCAGCAACGCTCTACGCTCACGCTCTCTTCTGACAAAGACCGGTTGTTTATTGGTGAAATCGGTGCTGCTGAGAGCCAGAGGAATCTTGATATTGTCGTATCCACTGAGGAAAGCAAAACGCGAACGCTGGCGGGTAATGTCGCAGTCAATACGTTGTCCCTCACTAACGGCAATCTGATCCTGCGCGGGCGTCCAACCCCGCATGCTAATAATATCGTGTTTAGCAACGACTGGATTGATAGCACCTTTGCTGTCACGACCACAACCGTTAGCAGTAATACGTCCCTGATGGTGGGTGAGCATGGCGACTTGAGCAGCAATGTGAATATAAGCGACAACGCAGAACTGATACTGCAAAGCCGGAGTAAATTCAGCGGTTCAGCCTTACTTGCCGAAAATGCCACATTGCGCGTTATTCAAGACAGTTCACTGGATCAAAGCACCGATGGCTTTAATGACGTTGAAATTACCGCTGACATCGGCGGAGACGGCAAACTGGTGAAAGAGGGAAACGGAATCCTGTGGTTCACGGGTAATGGCGATTGGACGGGAGGTACAACAATCAATGCAGGGCAACTGGCACTAAATGGTCGTCTCTCCTCTTCACTCACGATGGGCAGTGGGACACTGTTAAGTGGCTCTGGAACCACGGCCGATATCACGCTTGGCAACAACGCGGTGATTTATCCCGGCTGGCAGCGCGAAACACCCGAAATCTTACTGAAAGCTAGCGTGTTCGAACCAGAAACCCTGAACATTAACGGTACGCTGACCACTGGCAGCAATAGTCAGGCGGTTCTGCGCACACAGCTCGGTACAGCCAGCAGCCTTTCCGACCGTCTGGTGATCAATGGCGATATCAGCGGAAATGAACCGCTGTGGCTCAATCTCTCACTTTCGGGAGAAACCCTGAATACCGATACCAACAACAATGGTAAAGCCGATGCGCAAGAAGGTGTCTCGCTGGTGCAGGTAAACGGCAGTGTCAGTAAGGAAAGCGTTAAGCTCAGCGGTGGTTATGTTGCGATGGGGGCATGGCGCTATTCACTTTATGCCTTCGCACCAGGGAAAAGCGATGCAGGTGATAATCTCACCTCCGGCAAGCGATATTGGGACTACCGTCTGCAAAACGATCTTCTTTTTGAAGGGGAAAACACCATCCCAGCCGAAGAGGTCGTTGACGAGCCAGACACACCAGCTGACGATGAACTGCCTGATGTAACACCGCCGGAGGATCTCCCTTCAGATCCAGAACAGCCCGCAGACAACGTTCGTCGTGCCGTTATCCCACAAGTACCGTCCTATCTGTCACTGCCGACGGCGCTACTGAACTACAACAATTCCCTGCGAAGCACACTTCACCAGCAAGCTATGCGGTCGGAGAAAGAAAATCTGGGCATCTTTATGGAATACTTCCATCAGGATGATCGCTATAACAGCAACCTGAGCTTCAGCCAGTTTGGTTACGATTTCGATCAAAAGGCAAACGGCTTCCTGTTTGGTGGGCGTGCAGCACACTGGCAAAGTCCTGATGAGTCACAGCACCTGTCCCTTAACGTCGCATGGTCAACGGCTGAGATTAGCGTCACACCACATGCGCAGGATGGAGAAAGCCAAGGGGATTACACGGCACATACATTGAGCACACTGACCGAATGGCGTCATGCTTCCGGCTGGTTCGGTGAACTACTGCTGGACGTATCTAAATACAGTGGTGATATCAGCACCACGCTGCGCGGTGAAAGTATTGCTAAAGTGAAAGCGAAAGGTCTGACCGCCGATCTGAACGTGGGGAAAGATCTCACCTTTGGCAAACATGTTGTCACTCCAGCGATAGGGGTGGGAGTACAGTACCTTGATATTGATGATATCGACGACGTTGATAATACGCACACGTCTTACGACAGTATCGTCCGTCCGCTCTATCACGTCGGTCTTGGTTATCGCTATCATCTTACTGATGCGCTGGAGTTCACAGCCGGTTCACAGGTGAACTGGGATGAAAATAATAATCCTGGCGTGACGATCTCCGGGAACAATGCGGATCAAAGCGCCGACTTTAGCGCCGCCACCCCAGGTAGCTATGCCAGTTTCAATCTGGGGATAAATGGAAAAGCTGCTGAAAACATTACGCTCTTTGCTAACGGTGGCTACCAAACCCGCCTGGGCGAGGCAGGTATTGACGGCTGGCAATTCAATACGGGTGTGAACGTGTCGTTCCGCTAA
- the rluA gene encoding bifunctional tRNA pseudouridine(32) synthase/23S rRNA pseudouridine(746) synthase RluA → MVMEPYNPPMEPWLVILYQDEHIMVVNKPSGLLSVPGRLEEHKDSVMTRIQRDHPQAESVHRLDMATSGVIVVALNKEAERELKRQFREREPKKQYVARVWGHPEKAEGLVDLPLICDWPNRPKQKVCYETGKAAQTEYEVLEYAPDNTARILLKPITGRSHQLRVHMLAIGHPILGDRFYAPPEALALAPRLQLHAQILTITHPIFGNAMTFKAPVDF, encoded by the coding sequence ATGGTAATGGAGCCCTACAATCCCCCGATGGAGCCCTGGCTGGTCATCCTGTATCAGGATGAACACATTATGGTGGTCAACAAGCCGAGTGGCCTGTTATCCGTCCCTGGGCGTCTTGAAGAGCACAAAGACAGCGTGATGACGCGCATTCAGCGCGATCATCCGCAGGCTGAGTCTGTCCATCGCCTTGATATGGCAACCAGCGGCGTGATTGTGGTGGCTCTGAATAAAGAGGCTGAGCGTGAACTCAAGCGGCAGTTTCGCGAACGTGAGCCGAAAAAACAGTATGTGGCGCGCGTCTGGGGTCACCCGGAAAAAGCAGAAGGTCTGGTAGATTTACCGCTGATTTGCGACTGGCCGAACAGGCCAAAGCAAAAGGTCTGCTACGAAACCGGCAAAGCAGCGCAAACCGAGTATGAAGTGCTGGAGTACGCGCCCGACAATACTGCGCGCATACTGCTTAAACCGATTACCGGGCGCTCGCATCAGCTTCGTGTCCATATGCTTGCCATCGGCCATCCGATTCTGGGAGACCGATTCTACGCGCCACCAGAAGCGCTGGCATTAGCGCCGCGGTTACAACTGCATGCGCAAATACTGACCATTACCCATCCGATTTTCGGTAATGCGATGACGTTTAAAGCTCCGGTGGATTTCTAA
- the rapA gene encoding RNA polymerase-associated protein RapA, with protein sequence MPFTLGQRWISDTESELGLGTVVALDARMVTLMFPATGENRLYARNDSPVTRVMFNPGDTVSSHEGWQLKIEDVKEENGLLAYIGTRLDTDETDVILREVLLDSKLVFSKPQDRLFAGQIDRMDRFSLRYRARKYQSEQYRMPWSGLRGQRTSLIPHQLNIAHDVGRRHAPRVLLADEVGLGKTIEAGMILHQQLLSGAAERVLIVVPETLQHQWLVEMLRRFNLRFSLFDDERYAEAQHDADNPFETEQLVICSLDFVRRSKQRLEHLCDAEWDLMVVDEAHHLVWSEDAPSREYMAIEQLAERVPGVLLLTATPEQLGLESHFARLRLLDPNRFHDFEQFVEEQKNYRPVADAVTLLLAGKNLSNDELNTLSDLIGEQDIEPLLQAANSDSDDAESARQELIAMLMDRHGTSRVLFRNTRNGVKGFPKRELHTIKLPLPTQYQTAIKVSGIMGARKTAEERARDMLYPEQIYQEFEGDTGTWWNFDPRVEWLMGYLTAHRSQKVLVICAKAATALQLEQVLREREGIRAAVFHEGMSIVERDRAAAWFGEEDSGAQVLLCSEIGSEGRNFQFASNLVMFDLPFNPDLLEQRIGRLDRIGQAHDIQIHVPYLEKTAQSVLVRWFHEGLDAFEHTCPTGRTIYDQVHSDLIGYLAAPENTDGFDELIKSCREKHDALKVQLEQGRDRLLEIHSNGGEKAQALAESIEEQDDDTSLISFSMNLFDIVGINQDDRGENMIVLTPSDHMLVPDFPGLPEDGCTITFERDVALSREDAQFITWEHPLIRNGLDLILSGDTGSSTISLLKNKALPVGTLLVELIYVVEAQAPKQLQLTRFLPPTPVRLLLDKNGTNLAAQVEFESFNRQLSAVNRHTGSKLVNAVQQDVHAILQLGESQAESAARALIDTARSEADEKLSAELSRLEALKAVNPNIRDDELAAIESNRQQVLESLDQAGWRLDALRLIVVTHQ encoded by the coding sequence ATGCCTTTTACACTTGGTCAACGCTGGATCAGCGATACAGAAAGCGAACTTGGATTGGGAACTGTGGTAGCGCTGGATGCGCGTATGGTGACACTCATGTTCCCCGCAACCGGTGAAAACCGTCTGTACGCACGCAATGACTCCCCGGTTACCCGCGTGATGTTCAACCCGGGCGACACCGTTTCCAGCCATGAAGGCTGGCAGCTGAAGATTGAAGACGTAAAAGAAGAGAATGGATTGCTCGCTTACATTGGCACACGTCTCGATACCGACGAGACTGATGTCATCCTGCGTGAAGTGCTGCTCGACAGCAAACTGGTTTTCAGCAAGCCGCAGGACCGCCTGTTTGCCGGTCAGATTGACCGCATGGACCGTTTTTCTCTGCGCTATCGCGCACGTAAGTATCAAAGTGAACAGTACCGCATGCCGTGGAGTGGCCTGCGCGGTCAGCGCACCAGCCTGATCCCACATCAGCTTAATATTGCCCATGATGTAGGCCGTCGCCACGCGCCACGCGTGCTGCTGGCAGACGAAGTTGGCCTGGGTAAAACCATTGAAGCCGGCATGATCCTGCATCAACAACTGCTCTCGGGCGCTGCCGAGCGCGTTCTGATTGTGGTTCCTGAAACGCTGCAACATCAGTGGCTGGTCGAAATGCTGCGCCGCTTTAATCTGCGTTTCTCGCTGTTCGATGACGAACGCTACGCTGAAGCCCAGCACGATGCGGACAACCCGTTCGAAACGGAGCAATTAGTGATCTGCTCGCTGGATTTCGTGCGCCGCAGCAAGCAGCGCCTGGAACACCTGTGCGATGCCGAATGGGATCTGATGGTCGTCGATGAAGCACACCATCTGGTCTGGAGTGAAGACGCCCCAAGCCGTGAATACATGGCCATTGAACAATTGGCTGAGCGCGTGCCTGGCGTTCTGCTGCTGACGGCAACCCCAGAACAGCTGGGCCTGGAGAGCCACTTTGCCCGTCTGCGCCTTCTTGATCCAAATCGTTTCCACGATTTTGAGCAGTTTGTTGAAGAGCAGAAAAACTATCGCCCGGTGGCTGACGCAGTCACGCTACTGCTGGCGGGTAAAAACTTATCGAATGATGAACTCAATACACTGAGCGATCTGATTGGTGAGCAGGACATCGAGCCGCTGTTACAGGCAGCAAACAGCGACAGTGACGACGCGGAATCCGCTCGTCAGGAACTGATCGCCATGCTGATGGACCGCCACGGAACCAGCCGCGTGCTATTCCGTAACACCCGTAACGGTGTTAAAGGCTTCCCGAAACGCGAACTGCATACCATCAAGCTTCCATTGCCGACCCAGTATCAAACGGCGATTAAAGTCTCCGGCATTATGGGTGCGCGTAAAACAGCGGAAGAACGTGCGCGCGATATGCTTTATCCGGAACAGATTTACCAGGAGTTCGAGGGCGATACTGGCACATGGTGGAACTTCGACCCGCGCGTTGAATGGCTGATGGGCTATCTGACTGCCCACCGCTCACAGAAAGTGCTGGTGATCTGCGCCAAAGCGGCAACCGCCCTGCAACTGGAGCAAGTGTTGCGCGAGCGCGAAGGTATTCGTGCAGCAGTGTTCCACGAAGGCATGTCTATTGTTGAGCGAGACCGTGCGGCAGCCTGGTTCGGTGAAGAAGACAGTGGTGCACAGGTTCTGCTGTGCTCTGAAATCGGTTCTGAAGGGCGTAACTTCCAGTTTGCCAGCAATCTGGTGATGTTCGATTTGCCGTTTAACCCGGACCTGCTGGAGCAACGTATTGGCCGTCTGGACCGTATTGGTCAGGCACACGATATTCAAATTCACGTCCCTTATCTGGAAAAAACAGCGCAGTCCGTTTTGGTACGCTGGTTCCACGAAGGGCTGGATGCATTTGAACATACCTGCCCGACAGGTCGCACCATTTACGATCAAGTGCATAGCGATCTGATCGGTTATCTGGCCGCCCCAGAAAATACTGACGGTTTCGATGAGTTGATCAAATCCTGCCGCGAGAAACACGACGCGCTGAAAGTTCAACTGGAGCAGGGGCGTGACCGCCTGCTGGAGATCCACTCCAATGGTGGAGAGAAAGCCCAGGCGCTGGCAGAAAGTATCGAAGAACAAGATGATGACACCAGCCTGATCAGTTTCTCTATGAACCTGTTTGATATCGTTGGCATCAATCAGGACGACCGTGGCGAGAACATGATTGTCCTGACACCATCCGATCACATGCTTGTGCCTGATTTCCCAGGCCTGCCGGAAGATGGCTGCACCATCACCTTCGAACGTGACGTGGCGCTGTCCAGGGAAGATGCACAGTTCATTACCTGGGAACATCCGCTGATCCGCAATGGACTGGATCTGATTTTGTCAGGTGATACTGGCAGCAGCACCATTTCACTGCTGAAGAACAAAGCCTTGCCGGTAGGTACGTTGCTGGTGGAGCTTATCTACGTTGTTGAAGCGCAAGCGCCAAAACAGTTACAGCTAACCCGCTTCCTGCCGCCAACGCCTGTGCGCCTGCTACTGGATAAAAACGGTACAAACCTGGCTGCGCAGGTCGAGTTCGAAAGCTTTAACCGTCAGCTCAGTGCGGTCAACCGCCACACGGGCAGCAAGCTGGTGAATGCGGTACAGCAAGATGTCCACGCGATTCTGCAACTGGGTGAGTCTCAGGCTGAAAGCGCGGCCAGAGCGTTGATTGACACGGCACGAAGCGAGGCGGATGAGAAGCTGTCTGCCGAGTTATCTCGTCTGGAAGCCCTGAAAGCAGTGAACCCGAACATTCGTGATGACGAACTTGCTGCTATTGAAAGCAATCGCCAGCAGGTTCTGGAAAGCCTGGATCAGGCTGGCTGGCGTCTGGATGCACTGCGTCTTATCGTCGTGACACACCAGTAA
- the polB gene encoding DNA polymerase II — translation MTQAQAGFLLTRHWRDTPQGTEVEFWLATDNGPLNVTLPPQESVAFIPESDVEKAKHMLRGENGWRITPLALKDFHRQPVYGLYCRAHRQLMRYEKLLRETGITLYEADIRPPERFLMERFITAPVWVDGTPQGKRLVNARLKPNPDYRPPLKWVSLDIETTRHGELYCIGLEGCGQRVVYMLGPPNGDAAALDFQLEYVNSRPQLLEKLNHWFVEHDPDVIIGWNLVQFDLRVLQKHAERYRIPLMLGRDNTEIEWREHGFKNGVFFAQANGRLFIDGIEALKSAFWSFSSFSLETVSQELLGEGKSIDNPWDRMDEIDRRFNEDKPALATYNLKDCELVTRIFHKTEIMPFLLERATVNGLAVDRHGGSVAAFGHLYLPRMHRAGYVAPNLGEIPPQASPGGYVMDSRPGLYDSVLVLDYKSLYPSIIRTFLIDPVGLIEGMAQPDDAHSTTGFLGAWFSREKHCLPDIVSQIWHGRDEAKRHGNQPLSQALKIIMNAFYGVLGTSACRFFDPRLASSITMRGHEIMRQTKALIESQGYDVIYGDTDSTFVWLKRAHNEDDASRIGKKLVAFVNSWWQNHLQKERLTSALELEFETHFSRFLMPTIRGTDQGSKKRYAGLIQEGEDQRMVFKGLETVRTDWTPLAQQFQQTLYRRIFRNEPYQDYVRETIARLMAGELDDQLVYRKRLRRPLAEYQRNVPPHVRAARLADEENIRRGRAPQYQNRGTIKYIWTTSGPEPVDYQQSPLDYEHYLTRQLQPVADGILPFIDDDFATLVTGQLGLF, via the coding sequence GTGACGCAGGCACAAGCTGGCTTTTTACTGACCCGTCACTGGCGGGACACTCCGCAGGGGACAGAAGTCGAGTTCTGGCTGGCAACAGATAATGGCCCGCTAAACGTGACGCTACCGCCGCAGGAATCTGTCGCCTTTATCCCCGAGTCTGATGTCGAAAAAGCCAAACACATGTTGCGGGGCGAAAACGGCTGGCGCATCACCCCACTGGCGCTGAAAGACTTCCATCGTCAACCTGTTTACGGCCTTTATTGTCGCGCCCATCGCCAGTTAATGCGCTATGAAAAGCTGCTGCGGGAAACGGGTATCACCTTATACGAAGCCGATATTCGTCCCCCCGAACGTTTCCTGATGGAACGGTTTATTACCGCACCAGTCTGGGTTGATGGAACACCGCAAGGCAAACGCCTGGTTAATGCCCGCCTTAAACCGAACCCGGACTATCGTCCGCCACTGAAGTGGGTCTCGCTGGATATCGAAACCACACGCCATGGCGAGCTGTACTGCATCGGCCTGGAAGGATGCGGGCAACGGGTTGTGTATATGCTCGGACCGCCCAATGGCGACGCCGCTGCGCTCGATTTCCAGCTTGAGTATGTGAATAGCCGTCCGCAACTGCTGGAGAAGCTTAACCACTGGTTTGTTGAGCATGATCCTGATGTGATCATCGGCTGGAACCTCGTCCAGTTTGACCTGCGTGTTCTGCAAAAACATGCCGAACGCTACCGTATTCCCCTGATGCTGGGGCGCGACAACACCGAAATTGAATGGCGTGAACACGGCTTTAAAAACGGCGTATTTTTCGCACAGGCCAATGGCCGTTTGTTTATCGACGGCATCGAAGCCCTGAAGTCGGCCTTCTGGAGTTTCTCGTCATTCTCTCTTGAGACCGTCTCCCAGGAACTGCTCGGCGAAGGGAAATCTATCGATAATCCCTGGGACAGAATGGATGAGATTGACCGGCGTTTTAACGAAGATAAACCCGCCCTGGCGACCTATAATCTGAAAGATTGCGAGCTGGTTACGCGGATTTTTCACAAAACAGAGATCATGCCCTTCCTGCTGGAACGCGCAACCGTCAATGGACTGGCGGTGGACAGGCACGGAGGATCTGTCGCCGCATTCGGCCACCTGTATCTGCCGCGAATGCATCGGGCTGGGTACGTTGCCCCCAACCTCGGTGAAATCCCTCCGCAGGCAAGCCCCGGCGGTTATGTCATGGATTCCCGCCCCGGCCTGTACGACTCTGTCCTGGTGCTGGATTACAAAAGCCTTTACCCGTCGATTATTCGCACCTTCCTTATCGATCCGGTTGGTTTGATAGAAGGCATGGCGCAACCGGATGATGCACACAGCACAACGGGCTTTCTTGGCGCATGGTTTTCCCGTGAAAAACACTGCCTGCCTGACATCGTCAGCCAAATCTGGCACGGGCGTGATGAGGCCAAACGTCACGGCAATCAACCGCTGTCGCAGGCGCTAAAAATTATCATGAATGCCTTTTACGGCGTGCTCGGAACCAGCGCGTGCCGGTTCTTCGATCCGCGCCTCGCCTCGTCAATCACCATGCGCGGGCATGAGATCATGCGCCAGACCAAAGCACTGATTGAGTCTCAGGGCTATGACGTCATTTACGGTGATACCGACTCAACCTTCGTCTGGCTAAAACGTGCACACAATGAAGACGACGCCTCACGAATTGGCAAAAAACTGGTCGCTTTCGTCAATAGCTGGTGGCAAAACCATCTACAAAAAGAGCGATTAACCAGCGCATTAGAACTGGAGTTTGAAACCCATTTCAGCCGCTTTTTGATGCCGACCATTCGGGGAACCGATCAGGGTAGCAAGAAGCGTTACGCCGGGTTAATTCAGGAGGGTGAGGACCAGCGCATGGTGTTTAAAGGGCTGGAAACGGTGCGAACAGACTGGACGCCGCTGGCGCAGCAGTTCCAGCAAACGCTCTATCGGCGGATCTTTCGCAACGAGCCCTATCAGGATTATGTGCGTGAGACGATTGCCCGCCTGATGGCCGGTGAGCTGGATGATCAACTGGTGTACCGCAAACGCCTGCGCCGCCCACTGGCGGAATACCAGCGAAATGTCCCCCCGCACGTCCGTGCAGCACGTCTGGCTGATGAAGAAAACATTCGCCGTGGGCGTGCGCCACAGTATCAAAACCGTGGAACCATCAAGTACATATGGACCACCAGCGGCCCGGAACCGGTAGATTATCAACAATCGCCGCTTGACTACGAACACTACCTGACGCGCCAGCTGCAACCCGTCGCTGACGGAATTTTGCCCTTCATCGACGATGATTTTGCTACACTAGTGACAGGGCAACTTGGCTTATTTTGA
- the araD gene encoding L-ribulose-5-phosphate 4-epimerase, producing the protein MLEDLKRQVLEANLALPRHNLVTLTWGNVSAVDRDKGVFIIKPSGVDYSAMTAEDMVVVSIATGDVVEGKKKPSSDTPTHRLLYQSFPSIGGIVHTHSRHATIWAQAGQSIPATGTTHADYFYGTIPCTRKMTDAEINGEYEWETGNVIVETFEKQGIGAAQMPGVLVHSHGPFAWGKDAEDAVHNAIVLEEVAYMGIFCRQLSPQLPDMQQTLLDKHYLRKHGAKAYYGQ; encoded by the coding sequence ATGTTAGAAGATCTTAAACGTCAGGTGCTTGAAGCCAACCTGGCGCTGCCGAGGCATAACCTCGTGACGCTGACCTGGGGCAACGTCAGCGCAGTCGACCGTGACAAAGGGGTATTCATTATCAAGCCTTCTGGCGTCGATTACAGCGCGATGACGGCGGAAGATATGGTGGTGGTCAGCATCGCGACCGGTGACGTTGTGGAAGGGAAGAAAAAACCCTCTTCCGATACCCCGACCCACCGTCTGTTGTACCAGTCATTCCCGTCCATTGGCGGTATTGTGCATACCCATTCTCGCCATGCGACCATCTGGGCTCAGGCCGGACAATCTATCCCGGCGACGGGCACAACGCATGCAGACTATTTTTATGGCACGATCCCCTGCACGCGGAAAATGACCGATGCGGAAATCAACGGCGAGTACGAATGGGAAACAGGCAATGTGATCGTTGAAACCTTTGAAAAACAGGGTATCGGCGCCGCACAAATGCCAGGCGTGCTGGTGCACTCTCACGGCCCGTTCGCATGGGGAAAAGATGCGGAAGATGCAGTGCATAATGCCATCGTGCTGGAGGAAGTGGCCTATATGGGGATTTTCTGCCGCCAGCTCTCACCGCAACTGCCGGATATGCAACAAACGTTGCTGGATAAACATTACCTGCGTAAACACGGCGCAAAAGCCTATTACGGGCAGTAA